The following are encoded in a window of Staphylospora marina genomic DNA:
- a CDS encoding bifunctional 3-deoxy-7-phosphoheptulonate synthase/chorismate mutase, whose protein sequence is MSDRKLEELRKQLDDINLRLLRLLNERAGLVQEIGEIKKRQGTDKFDPEREKEMLARLVKHNEGPFSDETVRHLFKQIFKASLDLITHADQRELLVSRKRNERGTVIRLEDVRIGEPPGLVIAGPCSVESEEQVFAVARVLRDRGIRIMRGGAFKPRTSPYDFQGLGEEGLIILRRAADAFGLKVVSEIVDPAHISMAEKYVDIIQIGARNMQNFELLKAAGSSGIPVLLKRGLAATLEEFLYAAEYIMSRGNDRVMLCERGIRTYEKWTRNTLDISAVPILKNETHLPVFVDISHSTGRRDILLPCAKAALAAGADGIMLEVHPNPAVALSDAKQQLDLPMFEQFMDDLIASGLLEVNLPVRK, encoded by the coding sequence GTGAGTGACAGAAAGCTGGAAGAGCTCAGAAAACAACTGGACGACATCAATCTGCGCCTGCTGCGCCTTTTGAACGAACGCGCCGGATTGGTACAGGAAATCGGGGAAATCAAAAAGCGGCAGGGAACCGACAAATTCGATCCCGAACGGGAGAAAGAAATGCTGGCCCGACTGGTGAAGCACAATGAAGGCCCTTTCTCCGACGAGACGGTGCGTCATCTGTTCAAGCAGATTTTCAAGGCTTCGCTGGATCTCATTACCCATGCCGATCAGCGGGAACTCCTGGTCAGCCGCAAGCGGAACGAGCGGGGAACGGTGATCCGCTTGGAGGATGTCCGCATCGGAGAACCTCCGGGACTGGTGATCGCCGGTCCCTGTTCCGTTGAATCGGAGGAACAGGTATTCGCGGTGGCCCGGGTGCTCCGGGATCGGGGGATCCGGATCATGCGCGGCGGCGCTTTCAAGCCGCGCACCTCTCCCTACGATTTTCAGGGACTGGGAGAAGAAGGTCTGATCATTTTGCGACGGGCGGCGGATGCGTTCGGTCTCAAGGTGGTCAGCGAAATCGTGGATCCGGCCCATATTTCCATGGCCGAAAAGTACGTGGACATCATTCAGATCGGCGCCCGCAACATGCAAAACTTTGAACTGCTGAAAGCGGCCGGATCATCCGGGATTCCCGTCTTGCTGAAGAGGGGGTTGGCCGCGACGCTGGAGGAGTTCCTCTATGCGGCCGAGTACATCATGTCCCGCGGCAATGACCGGGTGATGCTCTGCGAACGGGGCATTCGCACGTATGAGAAATGGACCCGGAACACGCTGGACATTTCGGCGGTTCCCATATTGAAAAACGAAACCCATCTCCCCGTCTTCGTGGACATTTCCCACTCCACCGGGCGACGGGACATTTTGCTTCCCTGTGCCAAGGCGGCGTTGGCCGCCGGAGCGGACGGCATCATGCTGGAAGTTCACCCCAATCCGGCCGTCGCCTTGTCGGATGCCAAACAGCAACTGGATCTCCCCATGTTCGAGCAATTCATGGATGACTTGATCGCTTCCGGTCTCCTGGAAGTGA
- the ytxJ gene encoding bacillithiol system redox-active protein YtxJ: METIRELTGSGELNELLTDASERPVLLFKHSTACPVSAAAMEELQRFARTDDARKVRIAYVKVIEQRPVSNEIAERLQVKHESPQSILVKDGRVTWHASHWNVTADALREAVRLATK, translated from the coding sequence ATGGAGACCATCCGGGAGCTGACCGGTTCCGGAGAGCTGAATGAGCTGTTGACGGACGCTTCGGAGCGTCCGGTTCTCCTGTTCAAACACAGCACCGCCTGTCCCGTGAGCGCCGCCGCCATGGAGGAGCTTCAACGTTTCGCGCGGACGGATGATGCCCGGAAGGTGCGAATCGCTTATGTCAAAGTGATTGAGCAACGACCCGTTTCCAATGAAATTGCGGAGCGCTTGCAGGTGAAGCATGAGTCTCCGCAATCCATTCTGGTCAAGGACGGCCGGGTGACGTGGCATGCATCCCATTGGAACGTGACGGCCGACGCTCTGAGGGAAGCCGTGCGCTTGGCGACGAAATGA
- a CDS encoding tetratricopeptide repeat protein, which translates to MAGPIIDADFAWGSGERRWMSGSYRRNRNRIERLIRKEPKVEHYLLLALLEAQKHDWKRSQAAVEEALLLEPGNREAELLHAQILEGRGDLSAAEAAYRSLCRNHPGFSKAFREYARYLMTHTDSTDLARNLLFMSLELNPKDAVSHTLLAEFYLLSGKPGQAMLHLELADQYGDGHPACRIRCAKLYMEMKRYEEAVRQFRLAMRMAPGNKAIRAQFHKALKEIDEPGTFLFWRRWVI; encoded by the coding sequence TTGGCGGGTCCCATCATCGATGCCGATTTTGCATGGGGATCGGGAGAACGGAGATGGATGAGCGGCAGTTACCGGCGAAACCGGAACCGGATCGAACGATTGATCCGGAAAGAACCGAAAGTGGAACATTACTTGCTGTTGGCCTTGCTGGAAGCTCAGAAGCATGATTGGAAGCGTTCACAGGCTGCGGTGGAAGAGGCGCTGTTGCTGGAACCGGGCAACAGGGAAGCGGAGCTCCTGCATGCTCAAATCCTGGAAGGACGGGGCGATTTGAGCGCCGCGGAGGCTGCCTACCGGTCGCTTTGCCGGAATCATCCGGGATTTTCAAAGGCGTTCCGCGAATATGCCCGTTATCTCATGACCCATACCGATTCAACCGATTTGGCCCGGAACCTCCTGTTCATGAGCCTGGAACTCAATCCCAAGGATGCCGTCAGTCACACGTTGCTGGCCGAATTCTACCTGCTGTCGGGAAAACCGGGACAAGCGATGCTCCATCTCGAATTGGCGGATCAGTACGGTGACGGACATCCGGCGTGCAGGATTCGCTGCGCCAAGCTGTACATGGAAATGAAACGGTATGAAGAGGCGGTTCGCCAATTCCGGTTGGCGATGCGGATGGCTCCCGGAAACAAAGCGATCCGCGCCCAGTTCCACAAGGCCTTGAAAGAGATCGATGAACCGGGGACCTTCCTCTTCTGGAGAAGATGGGTGATCTGA
- a CDS encoding YczE/YyaS/YitT family protein yields MNILVKRLIIYVSGLVLVALGIALAIRAGIGTGAWDALNVGLEKNVGLTVGSWVILVGVIMVLINALWMWTKPEFSSLIAVLIIGPFADAWLWLISVEPRHFLAQLLLFLAGLCSTALGLAVYLQAGLTPTPLDRFMYVISAKTGLSLGASKTLAECLALVLAWSLDGPIGLGTLLLTFLVGPLLQFFMSVVPLRPDDAKPSR; encoded by the coding sequence ATGAACATCCTTGTCAAACGCTTGATCATCTATGTGTCGGGGCTGGTGTTGGTGGCTCTCGGCATCGCCCTGGCCATTCGCGCAGGCATCGGGACCGGGGCATGGGACGCGCTCAATGTGGGACTGGAAAAAAACGTGGGACTCACCGTCGGTTCCTGGGTCATTCTCGTGGGTGTGATCATGGTGCTGATCAATGCCTTGTGGATGTGGACCAAACCGGAATTTTCCTCTTTAATCGCCGTCTTGATCATCGGCCCGTTTGCCGATGCCTGGCTGTGGCTGATCTCCGTTGAACCCCGCCACTTTCTTGCGCAGTTGCTGTTGTTCCTGGCGGGGCTGTGCTCCACCGCCCTGGGACTGGCCGTCTATCTGCAGGCCGGGTTGACCCCCACTCCCCTGGACCGGTTCATGTACGTGATTTCCGCCAAGACCGGGCTCAGTCTCGGCGCTTCCAAAACCCTTGCCGAATGCCTGGCTCTGGTGTTGGCCTGGTCGCTGGACGGTCCCATCGGTCTCGGCACGTTGTTGCTCACGTTTCTGGTGGGCCCTCTGCTCCAGTTCTTCATGTCCGTCGTTCCCCTCCGGCCGGACGACGCCAAACCGTCCCGATGA
- a CDS encoding DUF3907 family protein, which yields MSKEQTKELLKVAHDRLKQVCGELDHFLNHVSVPELLREAEDAGEETKNYLCEFLRDLRLLSVLCEASREKASLVLRRSRFREDWAEKVLSEIMHSCVYAFYFPKNEVYEEDGRYSYTGQEAIKFRRTPPTKLRDLVLSLSRTFECLREELDYYETDYQTRVRMSLGMELPGNG from the coding sequence ATGTCCAAAGAACAGACAAAAGAACTTCTGAAGGTTGCGCATGACCGCCTGAAGCAGGTGTGCGGGGAACTGGATCATTTTCTGAATCATGTATCCGTTCCCGAACTGCTCCGGGAAGCGGAGGATGCGGGGGAAGAGACAAAAAACTATTTGTGTGAATTTCTTCGGGATCTTCGCCTTCTGAGCGTGCTTTGTGAAGCATCCCGGGAAAAGGCGTCCCTGGTCCTCAGAAGAAGCCGTTTCCGGGAAGACTGGGCGGAAAAAGTGTTGAGCGAAATCATGCATTCGTGTGTCTATGCGTTTTATTTCCCGAAGAACGAAGTGTATGAAGAAGACGGGCGATACAGTTATACCGGCCAGGAGGCCATCAAATTCCGGCGGACGCCGCCGACAAAGCTTCGGGATCTCGTGCTGTCCCTTTCAAGGACGTTTGAATGTCTCAGGGAAGAGCTGGATTATTACGAAACCGATTATCAAACCCGGGTTCGCATGAGTCTCGGCATGGAGCTGCCCGGGAATGGATAA
- a CDS encoding CoA-binding protein → MFQNPSDEQRAAILKSARNIAVVGCSDKPERTSYLIAEALQRAGYRIFPVNPNLKGPVLGEKPYASLTEIKEKIDIVNVFRRSETVMPVVEEAVQVGAGCVWMQLGVIHEEAARYAKEHGLTVVMDRCIKVDHALLLGRRS, encoded by the coding sequence ATGTTCCAAAATCCGTCGGACGAACAGAGGGCAGCCATTCTGAAATCGGCCCGGAACATTGCGGTGGTGGGGTGTTCCGACAAGCCGGAGAGGACCAGTTACCTGATCGCCGAGGCGTTGCAACGGGCCGGTTACCGGATTTTTCCGGTCAATCCCAATCTGAAAGGGCCCGTGCTCGGGGAGAAACCGTACGCTTCCCTCACGGAGATCAAAGAGAAGATCGACATTGTGAATGTGTTCCGGCGCAGTGAGACCGTGATGCCCGTGGTGGAGGAAGCGGTGCAAGTGGGAGCCGGCTGTGTCTGGATGCAGCTGGGCGTGATCCATGAAGAAGCTGCTCGGTATGCCAAAGAACACGGGTTGACCGTCGTCATGGATCGTTGCATCAAAGTGGATCACGCCCTGTTGCTGGGCAGGCGTTCTTGA
- a CDS encoding YtxH domain-containing protein, which produces MGKGRAFFAGALIGGIVGAAVALLTAPRPGRELREELGIDLDKAREKGKELLEVVKSQAGVLLDKPEEEKEPETHWAGIPLPPPGSGGEDSGKGTGENEQSGEKRSSYIELNIRREPEA; this is translated from the coding sequence ATGGGTAAAGGCAGGGCGTTTTTCGCCGGAGCATTGATCGGTGGCATTGTCGGGGCGGCGGTGGCTCTCCTGACGGCCCCCAGACCGGGACGCGAACTCCGGGAAGAACTGGGCATTGACCTGGACAAGGCGCGGGAGAAAGGGAAAGAGCTTTTGGAAGTGGTGAAAAGCCAGGCCGGGGTTCTCCTGGACAAGCCGGAAGAAGAAAAGGAACCGGAGACCCATTGGGCCGGAATTCCCCTTCCGCCGCCCGGCTCCGGAGGCGAAGACAGCGGCAAAGGAACGGGCGAAAACGAGCAAAGCGGGGAAAAGCGCTCGTCCTACATTGAATTGAACATCCGCCGGGAGCCCGAAGCCTGA
- a CDS encoding DUF948 domain-containing protein, giving the protein MIIEISVAAIAVAILVGTVFFIRTLLIFSKTAATFDRTLRDLGEKAEDALEESVKTLQETRHFVGELREKTQQADRLLRSADELGQSLGEVVKGISQAAEANRKRLGNVVALVGAGVELIHKLRKG; this is encoded by the coding sequence TTGATCATTGAAATCAGCGTGGCTGCCATTGCGGTGGCGATCCTCGTCGGAACCGTTTTTTTCATCAGGACCCTTCTCATCTTTTCGAAAACGGCGGCCACCTTTGACCGGACTCTGCGGGATCTCGGCGAGAAAGCGGAAGACGCGCTGGAAGAATCCGTGAAAACCTTGCAGGAAACCAGGCATTTCGTGGGAGAACTTCGGGAAAAAACACAACAGGCGGACCGACTGCTTCGATCTGCCGATGAGCTTGGGCAAAGCCTGGGCGAAGTCGTGAAGGGAATCTCCCAAGCGGCCGAGGCCAACCGGAAACGACTCGGCAATGTGGTTGCGCTGGTCGGTGCCGGAGTTGAACTGATCCACAAACTTCGCAAGGGATAA
- a CDS encoding DUF3054 domain-containing protein, with the protein MRQAKRHALILASGDFFLLLIFSWLGRITHHLPADLPSVLKTAFPFVAAWIPVAWSFRLYHAASRGWKTAMFRTFAAVLITVGLGVQLRAWMLGRPFDALFASVTFLTLCPLFLMWRIPLERKRRRT; encoded by the coding sequence ATGCGACAAGCAAAACGGCATGCGCTGATCCTGGCTTCAGGCGATTTCTTTCTGCTGCTGATCTTTTCCTGGCTGGGCCGGATCACTCACCATCTTCCGGCCGATCTTCCTTCGGTGCTGAAGACGGCCTTCCCGTTCGTGGCGGCGTGGATTCCCGTGGCATGGTCTTTCCGCCTTTACCACGCTGCCTCCCGGGGGTGGAAGACGGCGATGTTTCGGACATTCGCCGCGGTGCTCATCACCGTTGGGCTCGGAGTCCAGTTGCGGGCCTGGATGCTGGGACGCCCGTTTGATGCGTTGTTTGCTTCCGTCACGTTCCTGACCCTGTGCCCTTTGTTTCTGATGTGGAGGATTCCGCTGGAACGCAAACGGCGACGGACGTGA
- a CDS encoding isocitrate/isopropylmalate family dehydrogenase encodes MKPRSVVVMKGDQTGQELLEEALRVLDPGVIGFEIDFQTFDLSLENRRKTNNEVVYEAARAMKRTGFGLKAATITPEEKGDVGSPNAILRKEIDGKVIIRTGRRIPGVRPVAGTFAPISVIRMAVGDAYGAKEWREGEGLDEVAYRTEKIDRKTCRAVAEFAFRHARKTNAKVFGGPKYTVSPVYEGMLKEEMDAASKRYPEVRYEPQLIDATYALLINSTGEPLVIPALNRDGDCLSDLVLQLFGSIAGSESILMSFDEDFNTNVVMAEAPHGTAPALYGKNVANPMAMILAGASLLTYFNDPKASAASRAIYESVIEAVREGIRTADLGGSASTDEFTNEVIRKVQTKLEVWTTLQGF; translated from the coding sequence ATGAAGCCCAGATCCGTCGTAGTCATGAAAGGCGATCAAACCGGACAGGAACTTCTCGAAGAAGCCCTTCGCGTTCTGGATCCCGGTGTCATCGGTTTTGAGATAGACTTTCAAACTTTTGATTTAAGTCTTGAAAATCGGCGCAAAACCAACAACGAGGTGGTTTACGAAGCGGCCCGCGCGATGAAACGCACCGGTTTCGGACTGAAAGCGGCCACCATCACCCCGGAAGAAAAAGGGGACGTGGGCAGCCCCAACGCCATCTTGCGCAAAGAGATCGACGGAAAGGTCATCATCCGCACCGGCCGGCGCATCCCGGGCGTCCGTCCCGTGGCGGGAACGTTTGCCCCGATTTCCGTCATCCGCATGGCCGTCGGCGATGCCTACGGAGCCAAGGAATGGCGCGAGGGAGAAGGCCTGGACGAAGTGGCTTACCGGACCGAAAAAATCGACCGGAAAACCTGCCGCGCCGTGGCCGAATTCGCCTTCCGTCATGCCAGAAAAACCAATGCCAAGGTGTTCGGAGGCCCGAAGTACACCGTCAGCCCGGTCTATGAAGGAATGCTGAAAGAAGAAATGGATGCCGCCAGCAAACGGTATCCCGAAGTTCGTTATGAGCCGCAGCTCATCGACGCGACTTACGCTCTCTTGATCAACAGCACCGGTGAGCCGCTGGTGATTCCCGCCCTGAACCGCGACGGCGACTGCCTGAGCGACCTGGTACTGCAGCTGTTCGGCTCCATTGCCGGCTCCGAATCGATCCTGATGAGCTTCGACGAAGATTTCAACACCAACGTGGTGATGGCCGAGGCACCGCACGGCACCGCTCCGGCCCTGTACGGCAAGAACGTGGCCAACCCGATGGCAATGATCCTTGCAGGCGCTTCCCTGCTGACGTATTTCAATGATCCGAAAGCCTCCGCCGCTTCCCGCGCCATCTACGAATCCGTGATCGAAGCCGTCCGGGAAGGCATTCGCACGGCAGATCTGGGTGGCAGCGCAAGCACCGACGAATTCACCAACGAAGTCATCCGCAAGGTGCAAACCAAGCTGGAAGTGTGGACCACGCTCCAAGGATTCTGA
- a CDS encoding serine/threonine protein kinase, which produces MNHEQVRRHFAERWKNIAPPIQKIRIRTYPDNRRVSVGPLPPGYFLVGRGTDAAVIGTVHDPSIVFKIYGPDRLHKVREEAEVYRRLGDSPFFCRFLGQGEGFLVLSREKGPTFHECLEKGIPVPEQAMRDVEKAREHVRQCGLNPKGIHLRNILLVDGRAKVVDVAEFLGTGRDRRWDWLALGYRTVYPLIRGRAVPHWLLEAVKRVSRLNVHKLRRWNLKTGTERSR; this is translated from the coding sequence ATGAACCATGAACAGGTGAGACGACATTTCGCGGAAAGATGGAAAAACATCGCTCCTCCGATCCAGAAAATTCGCATCCGGACCTATCCGGACAATCGAAGAGTGAGCGTGGGACCGCTGCCGCCCGGGTACTTTCTCGTCGGCAGGGGCACGGATGCCGCCGTGATCGGGACGGTCCATGATCCAAGTATCGTGTTCAAGATCTACGGACCGGACCGGCTTCACAAAGTGAGGGAAGAAGCGGAAGTGTATCGACGGTTGGGGGACTCTCCCTTCTTTTGCAGGTTTCTCGGCCAGGGAGAGGGATTTCTCGTGCTGAGCCGGGAAAAAGGTCCCACGTTTCACGAATGCCTGGAGAAAGGGATTCCCGTTCCGGAGCAAGCGATGCGGGATGTGGAGAAAGCCCGGGAGCATGTCAGGCAATGCGGATTGAACCCCAAGGGAATCCATCTTCGGAACATCCTGCTTGTGGACGGCCGGGCCAAAGTGGTCGACGTGGCCGAATTTTTGGGGACGGGGAGGGATCGGCGCTGGGATTGGCTGGCGCTCGGATACCGGACCGTATATCCTTTGATTCGCGGGAGAGCGGTGCCGCACTGGCTTCTGGAGGCGGTCAAACGGGTGTCGCGGCTGAATGTTCACAAACTGAGAAGATGGAATCTGAAAACGGGGACCGAAAGGAGCCGATGA
- a CDS encoding inositol monophosphatase family protein, translated as MIRQAAELAEKLAREAGKLARDELLREKEIRFKDEYGDVVTEVDLAAERLIVDGILKMFPEHRVVGEEFGSAGLPDSEWVWAVDPLDGTNNYAVGLPLHGVCISLLKGGEPELGVVYDPHMDRMYTALRGQGVVCNGVPLKMKEGGGKWPTVAWVQGYKVRDDSRGMRLKHHLDKCCKRVFRLWAPSLAWCMLARGDLDAVVVYRSGGLDLFAGLLVAMEAGSEVRWVDADRSPGLNGPVSLVAAKPGRMDEIWSLVREGLDGNLIVDSAGAERSGPAPGAGG; from the coding sequence ATGATCCGGCAAGCGGCGGAACTTGCGGAAAAATTGGCCCGGGAAGCGGGAAAACTGGCGAGGGACGAGCTTCTTCGCGAAAAAGAAATCCGGTTCAAGGATGAATACGGAGACGTGGTGACGGAAGTTGATCTGGCGGCGGAACGCCTGATCGTGGACGGGATTTTGAAGATGTTCCCGGAACACCGGGTGGTGGGGGAAGAGTTCGGATCGGCGGGCCTGCCGGACAGCGAATGGGTCTGGGCGGTCGATCCGTTGGACGGAACGAACAACTATGCGGTGGGCCTGCCGCTTCACGGAGTGTGCATTTCCCTGCTCAAAGGAGGAGAACCCGAGCTCGGCGTCGTGTATGATCCCCACATGGATCGGATGTATACCGCACTCCGCGGACAAGGGGTGGTTTGCAACGGGGTGCCGCTCAAAATGAAGGAAGGCGGAGGGAAATGGCCGACCGTTGCCTGGGTGCAGGGATACAAGGTCCGGGATGATTCCCGGGGCATGCGCCTGAAGCATCATTTGGACAAGTGTTGCAAACGGGTGTTTCGGCTGTGGGCGCCATCGCTCGCTTGGTGCATGTTGGCGCGCGGAGATCTGGATGCGGTGGTGGTGTATCGGTCGGGAGGGCTGGACCTGTTTGCGGGACTTTTGGTGGCCATGGAAGCAGGCTCCGAAGTGCGGTGGGTTGACGCAGACCGATCGCCGGGACTGAACGGACCGGTCTCCTTGGTGGCGGCCAAGCCGGGGCGCATGGATGAGATCTGGAGCCTTGTCAGGGAAGGATTGGACGGAAACTTGATCGTTGACTCCGCAGGCGCGGAACGGTCCGGGCCGGCGCCGGGAGCCGGGGGATGA